In Poecilia reticulata strain Guanapo linkage group LG11, Guppy_female_1.0+MT, whole genome shotgun sequence, the genomic stretch taacaatattatcgtttatcgcaataaatcCTGGGATAATTTATCGTCCAATAAGATTTGTTAGTGTGACGCAACATTTCTAAGTTAAATAATtgataaattaactttaattttattaaaagaacaCTAAAGACTTGAGCTAGgagaaatgttaaatattaaaatctttgtaaacaaaactgcatcatttccatcagaatggaaattattataatttaattgatttatttctgaatcCAGTCAGAAATTCTtggtaatatttgtgtttttgcagtgcgttgGGATCGTTTCCCGGTTCCGGGTCCGTTTCTCTGGCTTGTGTTCATCCCTGATGTTCTGTGGTCCAATAAACCAGTTCAGACCTGAAGCCGTGTCTCTTTCTGGGTCCGATCAGTTCggccggttctgatccagcagCGGGTCTGAGGTCGGATCACTGGGCCTCCAGGAAGAAGCCCAGTCTGCACAGATTGTCTGGAAGGAGACAGAGAGTCCGGGTCCAGTTTCATATGGCAGGCCGTTTTAGCATATAATGGGTTTCTGTAATTACACTCCAGGTGTCCAGTTTGGACGCTTGGCGGCTCCATCACCGCCAACCTGGACCATCAGGACTCAAACTAACGTTCACtgatccattttcagatgtttcatttaacaacttaagcttatttattcaatattagaaacagataaaaatgcatataaagaattttttcctaatttatttttttaaattaggaaaTTTCAAAAATTTCCTAAAAATTTCCtaaagataaatgtttatttttagaaaataaacattttattgcctaaaatgtaaaaagcctTCCATCTGTTGGTGAATGTTTGATCATCCGtagcatctgcagctaaacaTCAGGCCAATACTGATGATTTATTATTGATTGataattggatttaaaatgtgattaatagGAGATCTTCTGCAGAATATGAACCAGACCACTAGAGGAGTTCTGGTAGAACAGAGTTAAagataattagttttttattttaagtccaaaatgtttatatttattttgagtattttcaagaacaaaaagttaaatatttaaaatctactTCATGACCCGTCACAATTTAACTGCTGatttcagtcagtcagtcatttCCTGCAGACATCTTGAATTGAAGCTTCCATGCTAGGCTAGGTGGACCTAGCCTAGCATGCATGCATGCTCCTAGCCTAGCATGCTCCACCTAGGCAAGGTGGAGAAGGGAGCTGCTGATCTGAAACAAGCTCACAGGTTAGGCTAGGTAGCCATGCTAGGCTAGGTCATGGACAggttgctatggagattaaaagatttctcaaacatgaatggaAGAATCAGAAACACTCCAGGTGAAACGATACAACACGACGATGTCACATGACACTGAGTTGCCATAGGTTCATGACTCAGGTGAGTGATGACCTCACCTGTGATTTGCTGCTCTGCATCAGGAGAGTCCAGGCTCCTCCAGGCGTTGGCCGCGCCCTCCAGCTGCGCGCGGTCGTCCCGCCTCAGCGTCAGCAGCAGAGTCTTCCTCTGCAGGAACCTGGCCAAGCGTTCAGGAGAACTCACAAACCCCACGGCACTCAAACGCCTCACGGAGAGCAGGAAGGATACTGCCGTCTGTAGAAACGCTCGGCGTCCTGAAGCCACTCCAACATGTCGGCGAGCGACGGAGCGACGGAGGAGCGCTGCGTCGCCACGGCAACATCCAGACTGTCTGCGGAGTCCTGGTAGAGCTGCAGGGCGGCAGAAACATGGCCGCCAACGGAGTCCCTGATGGACTGGAGGCGGGACCTGGAggagacaaccaatcagaacagacCGTCAGCTGAAGGTCCTGCTGATGTCTTTAGATTACACAGAATATCACCAGGTATGTTTGGTCCAGTGTTTCCCCCCCCTGGTTCTGCC encodes the following:
- the airim gene encoding AFG2-interacting ribosome maturation factor; this encodes MSLQGAVRRSFVALQDQRAAWRSVLEECDPLMESLGNLGQQMKALSRVRVSDTPLRAFPDLQERLQFQLLQAVDLLLQRLGDRMSRLQSIRDSVGGHVSAALQLYQDSADSLDVAVATQRSSVAPSLADMLEWLQDAERFYRRQFLQRKTLLLTLRRDDRAQLEGAANAWRSLDSPDAEQQITDNLCRLGFFLEAQ